CTCGAATGGCTCCTTCTTGCAGGGAGCGATTGGAGGGAGCCtgcgagagcgagagagggcaACACGCTGGCCCCGACACCAAGCGGTGCCCGCCGTGCACCGTTAGGCCCCGCGGCTCACGGCCGTGTGCACCGTTACACAGGCCACCGGCGGCAGCGCAGCGCGCCCCGGTGCTTTAAAGCCACACATCCACGCTGGCTGCGCCTAATAAAACAGGCCGGGGGCGCACATCTGCAGCAGCCCTGCGAGGAGACACCTCTCCACAAATACACTTTGAGTCCAATATGGCGCCCACTCCTCTCccgacacattttttttttgtttgtcagtcgGCTTTCCGAAATTCATTTCTGGGGGAACGAGCCGTGCGCCGTCTGCTCCAGACGCCTGCAGGGGGCCCACAGAGCCCGTCTAATAATGGACGAGGCTGCACAAGACGGCGCTTCCACAGGCTGTGCTGTTACACAAAGCGCTCAGCAGTGATCACAATCATGGCAGATTTATGCATGCATACACGTTCACACGTATGGTGCAACCACGCCTGTGTTTACTAAAAACACCTGCAACCGTGCGTTCGTTCCATGCGTAAAGGAACAATGGGTGGGTGTCTGGCGCGAAGACAATGGGTTCGATGCTAAAAATTCAGACTCTCACTGTGGTGCCACCATGATAGGCCcactgcccctctctctccctctctctcgctctttgtGAGCGTGCGTGTACGTGTCTCCAAGTGTGTGAtctttctccacacacacacattcagagagagagagagagagagggagagactaAAAGGGGcggggaggcggaggaggaatGCCTAGCTCCATCCAGTGTCGAGAAGCGGAGCGTTTACGCACATAGTCTGCGCTGCCTTTCCAGCTGACACACGGCATCCGAGCGCGGTGAAGTTTCGCTCCTGTTGTCATTGTTGCGTTTCTGTCTCATCACCGAGCGATCCGAGACTGCAAAGTGTCTGCAAAGGGGCGAGGACAACCAACCGACCAACCGGACTCGAGTCAGCATCGGGGATTTATCATGGTGATCAAAGTGTACATAGCAACGTCCTCCGGATCCACCTCGGTAAGAGACACAAGAAAAGCATCGTTTGTATATGCATGTGCGTGGTTTTGTCTGCAGCATCCAGCTGAAAGGAGGCTGAAGTTTGACTGGACTCAATAAGTGATGTCCACCCGACTGTCAGCGACTCAGTCTGGAGTGGTCTGACTCATCAGAAAGCATGCAGCTCTGCCCTTCTCAGCACTCTGTACACAAATGGAGTCTGTAAAAGTCTCTGTCCCTTTCAAACTTTGTCACACAGGCAGGGGGGAAGTCTGAGGTGACAAACCGAGTAGAGGACacatttctccctctgcttcctgaagtGACAGATATGCGTTTCTGCAACTGGAACCAGACTGAAAACAGGAAAGGGCATGCGGTTACAAATCAATACATGTACTGAAAGTTCTCCACACCCTGTCACCTGATGCCTGCGCAGACCGCTTGTGTCTTTGACGAAGGAGTTGTGCTCTAGAGTCTTGATGGTTTGCTTTCATTGTTCTGCAGcctgcagcttcagcttcattttTATTGCCAGTTTCTCCCAGAGTGGGGAGGAATGATGGTGATGCAATTCTCCAGGGCCCCTTTTTCAGATATGCAGCGGCAGCCTAGAAATGCTTAGGCACTGTTTAGGACTCGTTGGAGGTCTGGGTCAGCGTAGACTTACGCTGGGCAACAGTAGAAGTTGAAATCTGTCTTTAGTGTGTTGCCTTTTGCAGTTTAACCTATGCAACTCATGGCTATTGCAAGATTCTTGACATAAACTGAGTGTTTCTAGCATCCAAGCATTGTCTCTCATATATTTAAGGTTGTTATTAAAACGTTAAATATTGCACTTTTGAAAAGGCTGTGATGGAAATAGCCAAGAAATAACAGACTTATATCAAAATCCACACTATCTCCCTACAAAGAAGTCACTTAGATTAAAGTCCCTTGTCACATCCTGCAGCTCAGATCACATTTAGGATGATTTACACTCCTCGAGCAGCTCATTTTCATAGCTGACGCACAGAGGAAATTATCAAACCCAGAGCTTGTTTTCAGTTGGACAGCACTGAGTTATTTAATTGCCCTTAcagtaaattacatttataaggactcagcagcagcagcagccttaCAGGACATGGAGCCTGCTGTAAAGTCCGAATTTAGAGCCAGTGATGCCATCACCGTGCTGGAGCCCGTCTTGGAAAATGCACTGTCCCTCCTCGATCTGTCTTTAGTAGATTCTGCCGTTGGTGGACGACGATATTTGCTCTTTGCACGGACAGACTTATACTCACATTATCATCTACAGTCTGCATCAGCACTGGTGTACTGATTCAAGTGAGCCATTGCACAGTTAATGCATCATGTCTGTTTCATCGTGATCCGCTACAGTGTGTTGACTAACTTCTTTGGTTTCATTACctccatgtttttctctgtttatgtgTCGGTCTGGATTACGCAGAAGTACtagatggattaccacaaaacttggtggaaggatgtgtaaTTGTTCAGGACGGAATcctttaaatgttgttgtggACCTTGTTCATGGTTCAGATCCAGGAATGATTTTTTCACATTCTGTAACAAAGGGACATTGGACGttttccttgatttttttttcagtgaatatggatcttgatgaaaacaatcagacatgTTTCGGGAACTAAgaatttatgagtgtgtgcgttttggtgcagatccaaatagaaatcccGATCTagtaattttaaatgtggtttcatgagttgactgttggtccttggtggAGGCTTGCTCTCTCTGAGTGCCCCTCTAATTTAATACTGAGATGTGCTGTCACATTATAGAGTTTATAGGACTAACTCTATGTCTGACTTACACAGTActtattaaaaaatgtcttgagAATGTGTTTAGGAAGTGTGGGATGGTGGAAACTCTGACCTCCCCCAGGCTTGTAGTTAGATTTCATCAGTGACCGCACACAACAATGTGATTTGCATTCCACCATCCACCAGTGTCCACTGCGACATGAATCGCTCCAGTCTAGTTAGGCATGTGAGTGGAGCAAGAGCCAAAAACAGGGAGACAAGAAGGAGTATTTCAAAACCAACAATTCAAGCTCAAGCTTGACTTGGGTAATGACTGCAGTGAAGCGAAGGAGACAGTGTAAAGGGATCCAGAGGAATGTGTCAGATTCAGCAGATCACATGGTGCAACCGTCAGGATTATTCAGACTGATCCATTTCCCAAGACTTTCCACTATTTTGTGGACAAGCACTTTAATAGCTTTTATTGCTCATACATTTTTTGCAGAATATGATTCATAGAACAGCAAAATGTTATGGCCAAGGTTTAAGAAATAACCTGTCAATTTGTAATACAATACAACCACGGCTGATGCACAAAAGATGTGTAATAATCCATAAAGATGAGTTACAGAGAAGTACAGTATGGTAATAACAGATAATGAAGAACTTAGGCAAGCTGCTGCATGTCAACATGATTGTTCCTCAATGTGCAGGTATGGTGAATAGATTAGGTTGCTTGTGctggctcttcttcctctttagtCCATACTTGCTGCATGTAAGCTAATATCAGCCCTGGAATAAATGTTATCTTTCAAGCTGTAATATGAAGAAGAATATAGCAGCCTTATAACATAAAGCTATTTAGTAAAACACTAAACTACAGTCTCACATTattcccatagactgtatataaagtttgTTCCATATTGTGGAATCAACCCGCATAAGCTATAAAGACAAAAGATTATTGCCACAGCCAGTGAGAGTAAGTGTTTCTGAGCAAAGGACTGATTGCCAGTTTATTCCCcccccctgacctctgacccgtGCCAATCCAACGAGGACGGTGTTTTCCCTGCAAACTGAGCGAGTGCTGACATCATCGCATTTCCAGCCACTAATGAGAAGCAGAGAGTTGGAGTCACCTGAAGAAAGGTTGCTCTGACCCGTTGTCAATTCCCCGGAGACGCTTCTCACCTTACCGCCGATGGTCTTGTAAAGATTAGGTCATACTACATACACACATCCTAATATAAAGCTTAAACAATGTTCTTATGAGATTTGTATGTACATGTTTGAGAGAGTAGTTCCATGTTTTCCTACTGGTTACATTCAGGCTAAATTTCAATAGCAAACATGCTTTAAAttacacatgtaaataaataaattgtacatgcaaacgcacgcacgcacgtgtgtgtgtgcacgcgcgcacacgcacacacacacacacacacacacacacatacttacaCACAGGTTTGCATAGCTATCCTAATTAGGCCTTTACATTGATTTcaattcattgtggacagccgTAAGATCTACTGATCCTGACAAGGCCAATGTTTATGCTGCAAAATAAGGTcctaaagaaataaatacaagcacacacacacacacatacaaagtaCATCACATAGACTTTCTCCTCAACCATTACTTGACTAACACTTAACATTAAACATGTATTCACCTCAAAATGTAATTGATGACATCATGGGGTCTTGTTCTTTGTCCACATAAGGGAGACAAGTCCCCACAATGCGACTATATGGGTAATACctagacaacacacacacacacacacacacacacacacacacacacacacacacacacacacacacacacacacacacacacacacacacacacacacacagccgttTATCTTGACTAGACCATTAGGCCAACTAGACTTGCTGAGACTCTTTGTGTGAAAACAGCACATTTACTGCCTGCAGCCATATTGTACAGTTTCCTCATTGCCACAGTAAATGCACCAAGACTCAGCAACAGCTTGATAACACTCTGTTTGAGATTGTGTTCCaatgttttatctgtgtgtgcttTCAAGTCTCAGGCTTTCTTCTCCTCAGTAAATCTCAGATTCACTGGGCGGTCTTCACTGTCTGTTTGACATTTATGGTCTCAAGTTGGCTGTGAGTCAGTTGGTTTGTACAAGAGGTCAGGTTTTGGGCCTTTTGCTGTTGTTTCAACTTCGGGCTGCAGTGAGGGAACCCAGCCAGAGCAGCAGTGTAAGACACTGTTCTAATGATGTTGTAATGCTGACTGACCACAGGATTGGGTAGAGGCTACTGTTGCTGCTTAAGTTCCAGTACAAGACAAAAACGTTTGTCTCTCACAGTCACAAAGAGCTGCGAGTGATTCCTCTGGTCCAGAGAGAGCTTTTTCCAAATTCTAATGTTGGACACCTGAGGGAATAGAGAGGTCATTTAATCTTACAGTAtctaaaacattaaaaaaatgaattcctttGCATGTGAGTGAATCACTCCCAACCACAATCAGTTTCCACTGTATTGATCGGAGCCTGTGCTGTGGATACAGTGCTTCTAATCAATGTCTgcctgatgatgtcagagtTCTGACCCTATTCTGGGATTGATCAGGTCTGAATGTAATCTCAGTGCCCTGCTGCCACACTgtcacatgatgatgatgatgatcatgtgGAACATAAACCAAACACCACATGGTTGTAGATTGTCAAAAGTAATGATCAGTGCAACAATAGGTGAGTTCAATTAAACCGACTTCTCATCTCTTGTATCTGTTCTTGTGTGCTGTGCTGTCTAAAACAGAATGTGTATAGAAAGGATTCATTGAATGACTTAAACTCTGCAGCGCATAGTGTTGCAAGAGTAAAAATGCACATGTGATCGTTCCATTACTGACTGATCTAAATCATGTTGAGATGCAGCAGTTCTTTCTTCTTGTGTTGTAAAAGAACAGGTTTGTGTCAAACAGTGTTAacagtgttctctggtgtcgtgTGAAATAAAATTAGGAAGAAAACTTTGAAATCAGATTAGTACAAGTGATAATGTACCTGGCAACATTTCCACATTCCTAATGTTAACACAATGTTTTAGTAGGTATAATGTTTACTATGTTGACAATTTTTAGCACTTTGCTAATTTGCACTCAACTCAAAGTACAgcagaggctgatgggaatgtcactagttttgcatgtttttgtcaTATAAAATTTCAATTCACACAAGGTATTGGGTGAAGTTAAATTTGATGTGATGATGCCATTAGAGGAGGAGTATGAGAATCACCGAAGTTACACTAATATCTGCAGCAAACCATGGTCACACTCTTAGTGGTGctacatgaaaaaaataaagttattggAGCAACATAAAAAATTGGTAACACACAAATAACCTGAATTTGTTCAACCACAAAGTTTCCAAGTTATATTGACACAattacaaactttaaaaaaaactgaattcccTTAGTTTGTTACCAATTGAAGTAATGTTTGAAAGTTGTttaacaattttctttttccagtgcAGGAAAGTCATGGGTTCATTAAAGACACTCGGGTACATCGTCTGGGAACAATGCATGTTTGTGCAGAATTCTGTGTCATTCTATCCAgtagatgttgagatatttcagtcagcAGAAACTTATAGGGAAACACATGAAAATTTGTAAATtagaatcaaattaaatatatcaTGAACACAAAGAATAGACCTTGGTGTTAAGACCCTAGCAGGCAGTAGAACATCATGGAAGCAGTCCTATAGTTAAATGCTTAGTTCAGACACTAGTAGAACGTCTCATGAAGGGATTCTGATTGGACGGTTTGAAGGGAGATGGCCGTGTATCCAGATCTGGGGTGGTGCACGGGTGGAGGTGGGTCGCTCAGTGATCACAGTACTGAACCATAGACTTTCAATAAAAATGACCCCCTATCCAGAAATGTAGCCAAAACATCCCAGAATGAACCTTTTCATCTTGCGTATATTGAGCCTTGCGCAGGGGTAATGAGGGCATGGAGCATGACATTTCACaccatttttatatcatcaactAAGTGAAACCATACTTACCAGAACAAAAAATAGCATTTGAACATACATCACTGTGATATGAACTgcctaaaaatgtgtttgatttgtaCTTTTGacttttggtccatgtcccaaccACTAACATGGGGAGGTGGGGTTTAGAGCAGGAACAGTGCAGGAACAGTGCATATGACTTAGAAGGCATGCACAAGAAGACAGTCTCTCTGATGTGTAAAAACTGAGCAGCTGGTGGTCCGAGAGGAAAAGTCACTGGATCACCAGAGTCATCAGGATTTATCATCTGGGGATCTTGAATGTCTGTACAAAACTGCATTAAAGTATATTCAATAGTTATTGAGATCTTTCAGTCAACAAGTGGTTGATCGACTGGCGTAGCCTGGCTAAAAACTCTGACTAGGGGTTagttagtgagtgagtgagtaatTTCAGACACAACCACTGTCTATATTTGCATACATTTGCAATGGGTTATGTAAATCCTACTGATGAGTCCCGGTCCTGTCTGTTGACTGTCTGCAGGCCTGACTCAGGCTCaactctgtctccctctgttttaTCTAGATGGACTGATAAGTCATTTAGTAGCTTTCTTCACTGAAAGACAAGGGTTAATGTGAGGCAACAAGAGAAGAGTAGTTGTTAAAAACCACACCCGATAGTGGCAGTTTGGTTTCTTCCAAtttaaagaggaagaaaaaaatgtactACAAGACACCAGAGAATAAAGCGAAAGGTCTAAAAGGGCCCAAGCTGAGAACTCTCACTGTGCAATTACAGTTAGGGGCAGATGGCATGAGGCCCGTTTGCCCTACAAATTAATTTTGCTTGGCAACAGTACAATGCAGGCTTGTTAGGGGAACGGTCAGGGGGCACaagtgaaggagaaaaacagGGTCTGTGGATCTTTATGTATAACCTGTCATTTTAGAAATTCAGGTTCAATCTCGTGCACAATGCAAAGAAGCAAGATGTTGAGTAAGTGTGGAGAGGAGCCCGAGCACATCTTTCCAGCAGAGAGGGgcttgtctttgtgtgtgtttggagagacagagagagttcAAGTGAGTTTGAGAGCTTGTGGCGTTCCACTCGGCTGCTTTGTCCCAAGCAGGTGGGGAGGGAGCTTGTTTTTAGGACTTTGGCCTTGGGAGTGAAACTGCCGTCAAATGATTCAAGCCGTGCGACAGCTAATCTGCCAGCTCCCTCATTTCCATGTTTCGGTGTTGTTTCGGCAGATGGCTGTTGAATAATCCACCTGTCCTATCTGCAAAACCATAAAGTCTAGTGGAGCCCTCGCGTGGACTCGTCTGgactgacaggaagagaataCATCCATTCTTACACaaataaagtgtgtgagtgtgtgtgtgtgtgtgtgtggtgaagcaCAAGCTGGTTGAGTGTGTCCCCATGCAGCAGGCCTTATTTGGCTCGTGTTTGACCAGTTACCTCCTCTCGAGTCCCAGAGGAGCGCTTGTTTCCGTCAGGCCTTGTAGGGCCATCCTCCCTGTGAAACACACCCACTGAGAGCTCATTGGACCACAGTTTCATACACTGAATAACACATGCACGTCCTtatagacagagacagaagcaggAAGGACACATTCAGTATACTTTAGCATCTTTATGGTCTTAAAGTGTGTAATTGTAATTGGGGTTACCCTGTGATATAGCAACTTAAAGggataatgaaaatgaaaattcacacattatccactcaccacaatgccgatggaggggtgggtgaagtgtttgagtccacgaaacactttttgagtttcaggggtaaccagcattgcagccaaatccaatccaattgaAGTAAGTGGTGACCATatcttcaaacttaaaaaaacaacataaaaaacataaaatgcctccatactgctcctgtggtgtcattcaggtgtccggaagccccaactttcaaattcgactcgaaacagtGTCATATACAccttgtttttagcctaaatgtcctctgatatcctcctctgccGCGTTAGCgcgcacacactgcacacaagctcttgCCCAAGGGTGCACACGGGGTACGCGGTAGCATCGCTAGTTCCGGTAGTATCGCTAGTTCCGGTAGCATCGCTAGTTCCGGTAGCATCGCTGCATAGCTGCAGGTACTGCTAAGTATTGCTGATGGCGTCACGtgccccttgggcgagagcaAACATGAATGTGGCTCCAGGCAGGAGAATAAGAGAGATTTAGgataaaaacacggtgtaaatgacgcagtgtcgagtcgaatttgaatgtcggggcttccggacacttgaatgacaggagcagtatggaggcatttaatgtttttttctgttgtctttttagtggtcaccatttacttcaattgtattggatttggctgcaacactgtttacccctgaaactccaaaagtgttttgtgactCTTAGCCCagccctccattggcatagtgggGAGTAGATAATTTTcggggaactatccctttaaggacaGACCTTATATTTCACTATGAAACAGGTGAGAGCCCACAGGATGTCACTGTGTTATTCTTTATAGACTTTCACGTCTCTTTGAGTTTTTGTACAGGCAGGTTTTGTACCAAGTATGATAGACTATTTTAAAAGTTGcaatttttattgttaaagatAAAAATCTCAGATAGTGAAAAAGACAGCAACTCTGGTGTAAACTGTTAACATCAAGTTTTTCGTTGGTGTAAATATTTCTCACATTTCTGTATAAGAATGTCTGCTCCAGACATcttgtcaaattaaaagtgtGGAGTGTGTCACAAATGGTTgcatattaatataaaatgtcactcagtagaacctatacctccaccaaggcacAAAAGTCTCCTTAAaaattcaataaagctgcacTGAATTGCACCCACTTAAAGAAATCAGCCTGATCAAGATTCTTGAATTAAgtcctgggaaatcagtgaaaattacaaaaaaatcctatctcacaatgttttttgggatctgccccctgatctggatccacataAAACTTTTAAGAGTTCTTCCcagacccataccacatccttccaccaagctttGTGGTCAACTTCCCTTTTAGATTTTGTgcaatcctgctaacagacaaaacagacaaaacagacaaacagtaCAATATCCCATATAGTGAGAAAGACCATATATTTTATCTTGTGTGAACTGTCAACACATATATGCAGGAAATATTTCTCACTTTTTTATCAAAAAATGTGTCGTCTGGacattttgtcaaattaaaagtatGCAACGTGTCACAAATGGTTTTGAAATGGTCCCATTTTAAACTATGGAGAGTATTTTGGAGCCCAGTCTTGGGAGTCGCCGTCTTCCTCACtctctgacatttttcttccaGATAAAGCACAGTCTGTCCCGGCCGAGCTTCGCCTGAGTTCACCCTCTTCAGTACTCTTATACCACTTCATTCACTTGTCAGCAAATGAGCTGTAACTTAGTAACAGCGCAGCCTGCGAACCTCTGTGGTGTTATTACTCACAGCGGAGAGGCAGAGTGTCCTTATTGTTGCAACAGACTGAGGGCAACACGCTGAACCCTTATGTTTCCTCAAGTTAACACATGTCTAACTGacaacttcctctctctctctctctcatctccccCTGCACGCAGatcaaaaagcagcagcaggatgtgttGGGCTTCATGGGGGCCAATAAGATTGAATACGAGGAGTGTGACATCGCGGCCAACGAGGCCAACCGGAAGTGGATGAGAGAGAATATCCCGGAGGAGTCCAGGCCAGCGACGGGGAACCCTCTGCCCCCACAGATATTTAATGAAAGCAAATATTGCGGGGTGAGAGACACGCAGACAAATGCCCTGAAATGTTGGCAAATGAGTGTTGCATGCAATTACCGTACTACTCCTACAGAGCTGGAGTGTGTCCTCAGTACACACAAATCCTGCATGGTGGGTTCTGAATGCTgaaaaaaagctgtaaaaagcTGCACttattaatgttttacattaataaCAGATCAAATAACTGTTTAATGTTAAGTGTCGCTCGTAGTGAAGAATCCACAGAGACTTATCACCTGAGTCTACAGCTCCCCCTCGACTTCATAAAGCCTTTCAGCTCCTGTTAGCtcaatgtttgtctttttctttttatggcCCCAATTAACCACTCTCATCAATCTGGTGAGATGCAGCAAGCATAGAGTGACCATATATTTTCAGCTGGTCACCTTTTAATGCCATGGGTGTAGTGAAACGCAACATTTTTGTTACCAGGCAGCTTATTGAATGAAGTACGCCTCCGGCAGTTCTTTAGATTATACCGATCTTTGTCATAAAAGCTAAGGGTTAGCATACTGATAAAGAGCTGACGGCGTCATGATGCTGGCTAATGACTCCTAGCAACAGCCTTGACAACAACCCTTTGATTGATAGATGCACATACAGATTAATCAGTGTTGAATTCAGATTGTGGTGTATTATCTTTAAATAGAGGTAAGTAATAGTAATGATAAAGGTTCTTACAAGCCCTGAACACTTGTgtcatattcaaatatttatttaatttgaggtGACAGTTTGTTTGTGAATGCTGAAAAACATGACAATTCTTTGTTTCAcagatatttgaaaaaaaatcttggCTAACATGTTTGTGACGATGACAATGTTAGCGAGTTAATATAATTATGAGGAATTTTAAACTTCTCTAATAATATTTTTCTTGTTAAGGTCTCAGATCAGCcaattaaaggaatagttcaacagtTTGCAAAGATCTATATCATTTTATCTAGTGAACATgaagctggttagcttagcttagcatatagactggaaacagagaaacGGCTAAGCTGGGCCTGTCTAAAGGTAAAATATCTCATTTCTATGATCGTCACAAAAATCTGAGTGAAAAAAATAGGTAAACCCCcttaaaatgcaataaaatgtgtaaatttgtGAGCTTTACTGGGGCTGTTTCCCCTACTTCCAGTCTTTGCGCTAAGCTAACTGTCAGCTTGCTTAGCTTAATATATAACGGACAGAT
The Hippoglossus stenolepis isolate QCI-W04-F060 chromosome 7, HSTE1.2, whole genome shotgun sequence genome window above contains:
- the sh3bgrl gene encoding SH3 domain-binding glutamic acid-rich-like protein: MVIKVYIATSSGSTSIKKQQQDVLGFMGANKIEYEECDIAANEANRKWMRENIPEESRPATGNPLPPQIFNESKYCGNYEAFFDAREDNAVYAFLGLTAPPGSKEAEALLKKAQQ